The Marinilongibacter aquaticus genome has a window encoding:
- the rpsO gene encoding 30S ribosomal protein S15: protein MYLTSEKKQEIFKDKGFQKNVGDTGSPESQIALFTYRIAHLTEHLKTHKKDYSTRLGLLKLVGKRRNLLKYLQKKDINRYRAIIAELGIRK from the coding sequence ATGTATTTAACTTCGGAGAAGAAACAAGAAATCTTTAAGGATAAAGGTTTCCAGAAAAATGTAGGCGATACAGGTTCGCCCGAATCGCAGATTGCATTATTCACTTACAGGATTGCTCATTTGACTGAGCACTTGAAAACGCACAAGAAAGATTATTCTACGCGTTTGGGTTTGTTGAAACTGGTAGGTAAGCGTCGTAACCTTCTGAAATACCTTCAGAAGAAAGACATCAATCGTTACCGTGCCATTATCGCAGAACTAGGAATTCGTAAGTAA
- a CDS encoding LptF/LptG family permease → MKKIDKLVIKTFLGPFVLTTAVVVFIFLLRFLMIYFDEFVGKDLGYLTFAQLFGYFSLITVPVSLPLSTLLASLMSFGNLGEHTELTAMKSAGIPLGRIVMPTLVLTVLISMFSFWFNNTVTPWANLKGYSMLWDVRTTKVALNIDEGIFYRELPGYSIKVKKKFQDNETLKDIIIYDHSQRNGNRNVTVADSGKMYAIYDNNYLVFELFNGHNYSENRQSGSLNDTPMFRNSFKKNRLVFSLSSFGMKRTNENQFKYHEYMKNISELNVQVDSIGKEVTKQAKVQLTSLKSIHTYQFKKLPPKFEVDSLSGDSTEVIIAKGPWVDEKIKAYDEKEDKRASEVWSMAKSNISSLKSQAKSSAIILGSKQRNMYSADLELWHKFSYAVACLAMFVIGASLGSIIKKGGFGLPVLIAISFFIFYYVMMQLTDKNAKEGFIPVLVAVWIPDFVLLCIGAVLLKRATQDQGVFDNAHLLRFWDWLKSLFPRNKKIMDVTN, encoded by the coding sequence ATGAAAAAAATCGACAAGCTGGTCATCAAAACTTTTCTTGGGCCATTTGTGCTCACCACAGCCGTGGTGGTCTTTATTTTCTTGCTTCGTTTTTTGATGATCTATTTCGACGAGTTTGTGGGAAAGGATCTCGGTTATCTTACGTTTGCACAGCTTTTTGGCTATTTCTCGCTCATTACTGTTCCCGTCTCTCTTCCACTTTCTACGCTTTTGGCTTCTTTAATGAGCTTTGGGAATTTGGGCGAACATACAGAACTCACCGCCATGAAATCGGCGGGTATTCCCTTGGGACGAATCGTAATGCCCACTTTGGTGCTTACTGTGCTGATTTCCATGTTTTCGTTTTGGTTCAACAATACAGTTACGCCATGGGCCAATTTGAAGGGTTATTCTATGCTTTGGGATGTACGCACCACAAAAGTGGCTTTGAATATCGATGAGGGTATTTTCTACCGCGAGCTTCCTGGATACAGCATTAAAGTGAAGAAAAAGTTTCAGGACAATGAGACACTGAAAGACATTATCATTTACGACCACAGCCAGAGAAACGGAAACCGAAATGTGACAGTCGCCGATTCGGGAAAAATGTACGCGATTTACGACAACAACTATTTAGTTTTTGAGCTGTTCAATGGGCATAATTATTCAGAAAATCGGCAATCAGGTTCTTTGAACGACACCCCCATGTTTCGGAATTCATTCAAAAAAAACCGACTGGTTTTTTCCCTGTCTTCATTTGGCATGAAACGCACAAACGAAAACCAGTTCAAATACCACGAGTACATGAAGAACATTTCGGAATTGAATGTACAGGTGGATTCGATAGGGAAGGAAGTGACCAAACAGGCCAAGGTGCAGCTCACTTCTTTGAAGTCTATTCATACGTACCAGTTCAAAAAATTGCCTCCAAAATTCGAGGTGGATAGCCTTTCAGGAGACAGTACAGAAGTGATTATTGCCAAGGGGCCTTGGGTAGATGAGAAAATTAAGGCCTACGACGAAAAAGAAGACAAAAGGGCTTCGGAGGTGTGGTCTATGGCCAAATCGAATATCAGCAGTTTGAAATCGCAGGCCAAAAGTTCGGCCATAATTTTGGGTAGCAAGCAAAGAAACATGTATTCTGCCGATCTTGAGCTTTGGCATAAATTCAGCTATGCGGTAGCCTGTTTGGCCATGTTTGTGATTGGAGCGTCTTTGGGTTCGATCATCAAAAAAGGAGGATTCGGCTTGCCCGTACTTATTGCCATCAGTTTCTTTATTTTCTATTATGTGATGATGCAGCTGACCGATAAAAATGCCAAGGAAGGGTTCATTCCCGTGCTGGTGGCGGTTTGGATTCCGGATTTCGTGCTTTTGTGTATCGGAGCCGTGCTTCTGAAAAGAGCCACGCAAGATCAAGGCGTATTCGACAATGCCCATTTGCTGCGATTCTGGGATTGGTTGAAGTCGCTATTCCCAAGAAATAAAAAGATTATGGATGTCACGAATTGA
- a CDS encoding START-like domain-containing protein, whose translation MSKFKFVEEYPFKTSPKVLYNYISTPGGLQQWFANNVSVDSDHNYNIEWDGGVHTASVSKRINKSAKYDFQGDDEGNSLELKLIQGELDGATYLQIIDVSDNEDEEDLRDLWDGLINELKEIVGG comes from the coding sequence ATGTCAAAGTTTAAATTTGTAGAAGAGTACCCGTTTAAGACCTCGCCAAAAGTGCTTTACAATTATATCAGTACACCTGGGGGGCTGCAGCAATGGTTTGCCAATAACGTATCCGTCGACTCAGACCACAATTACAACATCGAGTGGGACGGTGGCGTGCACACGGCTTCGGTTTCGAAGCGGATCAACAAGTCGGCCAAGTATGATTTTCAAGGCGACGACGAAGGCAATTCATTGGAGCTAAAGCTCATTCAAGGTGAACTCGATGGGGCAACCTATCTCCAGATTATTGATGTCTCGGACAACGAAGATGAGGAAGATCTACGCGACCTTTGGGATGGGCTCATCAATGAGCTGAAGGAGATAGTTGGCGGTTAA
- the holA gene encoding DNA polymerase III subunit delta has protein sequence MAVSPNQILDKLSAESLQPLYFLHGTEPFYPNAIAKKITELAIPEHEKGFNEFILFGKDLSVGDILNTARRFPMMAQRQLVMVKDAEQIQDLNDKAAQGLLENYAKQPLDTTVLVLLFGKAMDERKGFVKAFGQKGVLLNAKKLYDNQVPDFILQYCLAKNRKISPKASLLLFEHLGNNLESIAKEVEKLLLNVPEGAEIDAHLIERFVGISKDFNVFELQKALVQKDARKSLQIVNYFAANPRTNPIQPVILILFNFFSKVLLVHGSQNSPDANLASLLKVNPYFVKDYTQAARAYPLGKAMQVIAVLRNLDKQSKGIDTGQKTDADLYKEMIFGILS, from the coding sequence TTGGCCGTATCTCCAAACCAAATTCTTGATAAACTTTCGGCGGAAAGCTTACAACCGCTTTATTTTTTGCACGGTACAGAACCGTTTTATCCCAATGCCATAGCCAAGAAAATTACCGAATTGGCCATTCCCGAGCACGAGAAAGGTTTCAATGAATTCATTCTCTTTGGGAAAGATCTCAGCGTGGGCGATATCCTCAACACCGCTCGGCGATTCCCGATGATGGCTCAAAGGCAATTGGTGATGGTGAAAGATGCCGAACAGATTCAGGATTTGAACGACAAAGCGGCTCAAGGCCTTTTGGAAAATTACGCCAAACAGCCTTTGGATACCACGGTTTTGGTGCTTTTGTTTGGAAAGGCTATGGACGAGCGGAAAGGTTTCGTGAAAGCCTTTGGCCAAAAAGGTGTATTGTTGAATGCCAAAAAGCTTTACGACAATCAGGTGCCTGATTTTATTTTGCAGTACTGCCTGGCAAAAAATAGAAAGATTTCACCGAAAGCGAGTTTGTTGCTCTTTGAACATTTGGGCAACAATTTGGAGAGTATTGCGAAGGAAGTCGAGAAGCTTCTGTTGAACGTACCCGAAGGAGCTGAAATTGATGCTCATTTGATTGAGCGTTTTGTGGGGATTTCCAAAGATTTCAATGTATTCGAATTGCAAAAGGCTCTTGTGCAAAAGGATGCCCGAAAATCGCTTCAGATTGTCAATTATTTTGCGGCCAATCCGCGTACCAATCCCATACAGCCTGTGATATTGATTCTCTTCAACTTCTTCTCCAAGGTTTTGTTGGTGCACGGCAGTCAAAACAGTCCGGACGCCAATTTGGCCAGTTTGCTGAAAGTGAACCCCTATTTTGTGAAAGATTATACGCAGGCGGCAAGGGCGTATCCCTTGGGAAAAGCCATGCAGGTAATTGCCGTTTTACGCAATTTGGATAAACAATCTAAAGGAATTGATACCGGACAGAAAACCGATGCGGATCTCTACAAAGAGATGATTTTCGGCATTCTATCTTGA
- a CDS encoding acyl carrier protein phosphodiesterase, whose protein sequence is MNYLAHLFLSGTDEEIIFGNMLEDFIHGQVDHPRHDKFNERIKTGIRLHRQIDTLTDTHPIVKTAKQVFHAELGRYDSVVIDVVFDHYLIKHWAEYTQEAFEDFRKRIYAALGKFQDLMPERLLKTYQSMVRHDWLTAYEFDEGLERAFSGLNKKIHNGPDLIKSISIMHENYAFLNQHFLLYFDVLKMHCDQFLADNT, encoded by the coding sequence ATGAATTACCTGGCTCATTTGTTTTTATCAGGAACCGATGAGGAGATTATTTTCGGCAATATGTTGGAGGATTTCATTCATGGGCAAGTGGATCATCCACGCCACGATAAATTCAATGAGCGTATAAAAACCGGGATCCGCTTACATCGGCAAATCGACACTTTAACCGATACGCATCCGATTGTGAAAACGGCAAAGCAGGTTTTTCATGCGGAATTGGGCCGCTACGATTCTGTGGTGATCGATGTGGTGTTTGACCATTATCTCATCAAGCACTGGGCAGAATATACGCAGGAAGCATTTGAGGATTTCAGAAAGCGGATTTATGCCGCTTTGGGAAAATTTCAGGACTTGATGCCTGAGCGTTTGCTCAAAACATATCAATCAATGGTCCGGCACGATTGGCTTACGGCCTACGAATTCGATGAAGGTTTGGAAAGGGCCTTTTCGGGTTTGAATAAAAAAATCCACAATGGCCCAGATCTAATCAAAAGCATTTCGATTATGCATGAAAATTATGCATTTTTGAATCAGCATTTTTTGCTCTATTTCGATGTGCTGAAAATGCATTGTGATCAATTTTTAGCAGACAATACTTAG
- a CDS encoding deoxycytidylate deaminase, translating into MQKQRPDFDDIFMDLAINLAKRSHCVKAQVGAVLTNETRIISIGYNGPPSGTHNCDADFGADGCPRDSKGSCSLALHAEQNAILYAAKNGGRVEGATMYVTLSPCISCARVIYTMKIKKVFYLHSYAEYKGIEKDEGVEFLRSFGVEVVKYEKRGL; encoded by the coding sequence ATGCAAAAACAAAGACCGGATTTCGACGATATTTTCATGGATTTGGCGATAAATCTTGCCAAACGTTCACATTGTGTGAAGGCCCAAGTCGGGGCTGTACTGACCAACGAAACACGCATTATTTCCATTGGGTACAATGGGCCGCCAAGCGGAACGCATAATTGTGATGCAGATTTTGGAGCCGATGGCTGCCCACGCGATTCCAAGGGCAGTTGCTCTTTGGCTTTGCATGCTGAGCAAAATGCCATTTTGTACGCGGCAAAGAACGGTGGTCGGGTAGAGGGGGCCACCATGTACGTCACGCTTTCGCCTTGTATTTCTTGTGCCCGGGTCATTTATACGATGAAGATAAAGAAGGTGTTTTACCTGCATTCGTATGCCGAATACAAAGGAATAGAGAAGGATGAGGGCGTTGAATTTCTTCGCAGTTTTGGTGTCGAGGTGGTGAAATACGAAAAGAGAGGGCTATGA
- a CDS encoding zinc metalloprotease — protein MRKLILSTVCVLFFFNTQAQRCAFGEIMKSETQQNRLERFQEALKSYRSKSSINARVSDEIIKIPVVVHVIHNNSGGQIGGDGNANISDAQIFSQIEVLNEDYRKEAGTLGFNTNPVGGDMGIEFFLAQVDPDGQPSSGITRNYVSRRQFSPYTDLEFIASQSHWPADQYLNIYVLDFSANTLGYGEFPGAAVDGLEVEDPDELIDGVFVDYEAFGRKTGTASDGLYSYGRTLTHEVGHWLGLLHTWGDTFCGTDYVDDTPQAEAANETDTCGPIYSRCAGKSNTLNMIENYMDYSPDSCMNIFTLDQKTRVRQVLELSQRRRRLILNSQFLIAKQETADLKLLNHPDRNGDLAFQVLLPDFQDFSLVFYNYFGQLIMTREYKDYPSFVLKASDFNLPKGMLIVSFRTQGKVINKRFLNL, from the coding sequence ATGAGAAAGCTGATTCTTAGCACAGTATGTGTGCTTTTCTTTTTCAACACCCAGGCTCAGCGTTGTGCGTTTGGTGAAATAATGAAATCTGAAACCCAGCAAAACCGACTGGAGCGTTTTCAGGAAGCCTTAAAAAGCTATCGTTCCAAGTCGAGCATAAATGCTAGAGTTTCGGATGAAATCATCAAGATTCCCGTTGTTGTGCATGTGATTCATAACAATTCTGGAGGGCAAATTGGTGGCGATGGCAATGCCAATATTTCCGATGCACAGATTTTCAGTCAAATTGAAGTCCTCAATGAGGACTACAGAAAAGAAGCCGGCACTTTGGGTTTCAACACAAATCCTGTGGGCGGAGATATGGGCATCGAATTCTTTTTGGCCCAAGTCGATCCCGACGGCCAGCCCAGTTCGGGTATTACCCGCAATTATGTGAGCAGAAGGCAATTCAGCCCCTATACCGATCTCGAGTTTATTGCCAGCCAATCGCATTGGCCGGCAGATCAATATCTCAATATTTATGTGCTCGATTTCAGTGCCAATACTTTGGGTTACGGGGAGTTTCCCGGAGCAGCAGTCGATGGCTTGGAGGTGGAAGACCCGGACGAACTGATTGACGGCGTTTTTGTGGATTATGAAGCTTTTGGTCGAAAAACGGGAACGGCCAGTGATGGGCTCTATTCTTATGGCCGCACGCTGACGCACGAAGTGGGGCATTGGCTTGGCCTTTTGCATACTTGGGGCGATACTTTTTGCGGCACGGATTATGTCGATGACACGCCACAGGCCGAAGCTGCCAACGAAACCGATACATGCGGACCGATTTACAGCCGTTGTGCGGGAAAATCGAATACTTTGAATATGATCGAGAACTACATGGATTATTCGCCTGATTCATGCATGAACATATTTACTTTGGATCAGAAAACGCGAGTACGTCAGGTTTTGGAATTGAGTCAGCGTCGTCGCAGGTTGATCTTAAACAGTCAATTTCTTATTGCGAAACAGGAAACTGCGGATTTGAAATTACTGAATCATCCCGATCGAAATGGAGATTTGGCTTTTCAAGTGCTTTTACCCGACTTTCAAGACTTTTCTCTTGTATTTTATAATTATTTCGGTCAATTGATTATGACCCGTGAGTATAAAGATTATCCGAGTTTTGTCTTGAAAGCAAGCGATTTCAATTTGCCCAAAGGTATGCTCATTGTGAGTTTTCGCACGCAGGGCAAGGTCATAAACAAACGGTTCTTAAATTTGTAG
- a CDS encoding PhoH family protein, whose translation MTEKVILLQGVSLIDFLGIQNANIKEIGKAYPSSRLVSRGEEILIKGPAKDIRELGVLFENLLDHYHRFGKLTLDNVKDYLQNENAQIPSHILSDEVLVHGNKGMLIKAKTANQKKLVEASFQNDIVFAIGPAGTGKTYTAVALAVKALKEKQVKKIIITRPAVEAGENLGFLPGDLKEKIDPYLRPIYDALNDMLPSERYASYVEKNTIEIAPLAYMRGRTLNNAFIILDEAQNTTPMQLKMFLTRMGPNSKTIITGDTTQVDLPKKQKSGLEDAVHKLNKIDGIKFIELDGKDVVRHPLVVKILEAYEKADS comes from the coding sequence TTGACAGAAAAGGTCATTCTTCTACAAGGTGTTTCGCTCATCGATTTCTTAGGGATCCAAAATGCAAACATCAAAGAAATTGGGAAAGCTTATCCTTCCAGTAGATTGGTATCGCGTGGCGAAGAAATCCTGATCAAAGGACCCGCCAAAGACATTCGCGAACTCGGCGTGCTCTTCGAAAACCTCTTGGACCATTATCACCGCTTCGGCAAATTGACATTGGATAACGTAAAAGACTATTTGCAGAACGAGAATGCTCAGATTCCGAGCCACATTCTCAGCGACGAGGTATTGGTGCACGGCAACAAAGGCATGTTGATTAAGGCGAAAACGGCAAACCAGAAAAAATTGGTTGAAGCCAGTTTTCAGAACGACATTGTTTTCGCGATAGGCCCCGCGGGTACCGGGAAGACTTATACGGCAGTGGCATTGGCCGTAAAAGCTCTAAAGGAAAAGCAGGTGAAGAAGATCATCATCACGCGACCTGCGGTAGAAGCGGGTGAAAATTTGGGTTTTTTGCCCGGTGATTTGAAGGAAAAAATAGATCCTTATTTGAGGCCGATTTACGATGCATTGAACGACATGCTTCCGTCTGAACGTTATGCTTCATACGTAGAGAAAAACACAATCGAAATAGCTCCTTTGGCGTATATGAGAGGGCGTACGTTGAACAATGCCTTCATCATTTTGGATGAGGCACAGAATACCACGCCCATGCAGTTGAAAATGTTTTTGACACGCATGGGGCCAAACTCGAAAACAATCATCACCGGAGACACCACACAAGTAGATTTGCCCAAAAAACAGAAGTCGGGCTTAGAAGATGCCGTGCATAAGCTCAATAAAATCGATGGAATTAAGTTTATAGAATTGGACGGCAAAGATGTGGTAAGGCACCCATTGGTGGTCAAAATATTGGAAGCTTATGAGAAAGCTGATTCTTAG